One Glycine max cultivar Williams 82 chromosome 6, Glycine_max_v4.0, whole genome shotgun sequence DNA segment encodes these proteins:
- the LOC100804037 gene encoding uncharacterized protein LOC100804037 (The RefSeq protein has 3 substitutions compared to this genomic sequence) yields the protein MGFLTDSHKDSWKPIMTAKTDTQSYWLNWRVLLCAIWIVVSVILASLLVWKYERLRKPARNGSRETQQETSATLYEDETWRPCLKGIHPAWLMALRIVAFIALLVLLIINAIVDGGSIFYYYTQWTFTSITIYFGLGSLLSIYGCYQHHKKAAGDKIGNVDGDAEQGMYDASALPQSSNPFDPEKSLGDPEEVLVRQHAGIWGYTFQIIFQINAGAVMLTDCVFWFIIVPFLTIKDYNLNFLIVIMHSINAVFLIGDTALNCLRFPWFRIGYFCLWTITYVLFQWIVHACIYLWWPYPFLDLSSSYAPLWYFAVALLHVPCYGIFALLMKLKHHVLSTRYPDSYQWDR from the exons ATGGGTTTTCTAACAGACTCTCACAAAGACTCATGGAAGCCAATTATGACTGCAAAGACAGACACTCAAAGTTACTGGCTTAATTGGAGAGTTTTGCTTTGTGCCATATGGATTGTGGTTTCAGTAATTTTAGCTTCGTTGCTTGTATGGAAGTATGAGCGTTTGAGAAAACCAGCAAGAAATGGTAGCAGGGAAACACAACAAGAAACATCGGCAACTTTGTATGAGGATGAAACTTGGAGGCCTTGCCTCAAAGGAATTCACCCTGCATGGCTCATGGCTCTTAGAATTGTGGCGTTTATCGCGCTTTTGGTGCTTCTCATAATCAATGCAATTGTTGATGGAGGAAGCATTTTCTACTATTACACTCA GTGGACTTTTACTTCAATCACCATTTATTTTGGG CTTGGATCTTTGCTCTCTATATATGGATGTTACCAACATCATAAGAAAGCAACAGGGGATAAGGTTGGTAATGTGGATGGAGATGCAGAGCAAGGAATGTATGATGCTTCTGCACTCCCACAAAGCTCTAATCCATTTGACCCAGAGAAAAGCTTGGGGGATCCAGAAGAAGTTCTTGTTCGCCAACATGCCGGCATCTGGGGCTAtacttttcaaataattttccaG ATTAACGCTGGTGCTGTCATGCTCACTGATTGTGTATTTTGGTTCATAATTGTTCCATTTCTAACCATCAAAGATTACAACCTAAATTTT TTGATAGTCATTATGCACTCAATCAATGCAGTTTTCCTTATAGGTGATACAGCTTTAAATTGTCTG AGATTCCCTTGGTTTCGAATAGGATACTTTTGCCTGTGGACAATCACATATGTACTATTCCAGTGGATTGTGCATGCTTGCATTTATCTCTG GTGGCCATATCCATTTCTTGATTTATCATCCTCTTatgctccactatg GTACTTTGCGGTGGCATTACTGCATGTTCCATGCTATGGAATTTTCGCTTTGTTAATGAAGCTGAAACACCATGTCTTGTCAACGCGGTACCCAGACTCATATCAATGTGATAGATGA
- the LOC100780493 gene encoding uncharacterized protein, with product MMQSLMSMKACVGTRLPVLTNSEASTRKQRVNYPNRRYGRNVIVSCGLERNGNEGMGSNEGSFSHNYAILKHRMEKVAKSEYYEEAARIRDSLKCFEDEVPVLRLRRLLKEAVADERFQDAARYRDELKAIAPHSLLKCSSDATTLGIRVQVKSAYIEARSQPSEEVYFYEYRIRITNNTNRPVQLLRRHWIISDANGKIENIRGIGVVGEQPAIFPRSSFEFSSTCPLSTQNGRMEGDFEMIYVDRVGSRAFNVAVAPFSLSLLGDGETT from the exons atgATGCAGTCGTTGATGAGCATGAAGGCTTGCGTGGGTACGAGGTTACCAGTTTTAACGAACTCCGAGGCGAGTACGAGGAAGCAGCGCGTGAATTATCCGAACCGTAGGTATGGGAGAAATGTGATTGTTTCGTGCGGTTTGGAGAGGAATGGGAACGAAGGAATGGGTTCGAACGAAGGTTCGTTTAGCCATAATTACGCTATCTTGAAGCACCGGATGGAGAAAGTGGCTAAGTCCGAG TATTACGAAGAGGCTGCGAGGATTCGTGACTCGCTCAAGTGCTTCGAAGATGAGGTTCCCGTTCTGCGTCTTCGGAGATTGTTGAAGGAAGCCGTTGCTGATGAGAGGTTTCAG GACGCAGCCAGATATCGTGATGAGCTCAAAGCAATTGCTCCACATTCTCTCTTAAAATGCTCAAGTGATGCGACAACCTTG GGAATCCGTGTCCAAGTTAAGAGTGCATATATAGAGGCCAGAAGTCAGCCTTCAGAGGAGGTATATTTCTATGAATACAGAATCAGAATTACCAATAATACAAACCGCCCTGTTCAACTTCTCAGAAGGCATTGGATTATATCTGATGCTAATgggaaaattgaaaatatcCG GGGAATTGGAGTTGTTGGTGAACAACCAGCTATCTTTCCAAGGAGTAGTTTTGAATTCTCTTCTACATGCCCTTTAAGCACACAAAATGGTAGAATG GAAGGTGACTTTGAGATGATATATGTTGATCGAGTAGGCTCAAGAGCATTTAATGTTGCCGTTGCCCCTTTCTCACTCTCCCTACTTGGAGATGGTGAAACTACTTGA